A genomic window from Methanobacterium sp. BRmetb2 includes:
- a CDS encoding phosphate-binding protein produces MNWKYIMGLVIFILIIGAYIFVTSQNQYERIEIAGSTSVQPVAEKLAHKYMEINPDVKINVQGGGSSLGIRSASQAIVDIGMSSRNLEPDEKENLNEYLIGKEGIVIAVNLDNPLEDLSIEQLKDIFSGKITNWKEVGGPDAEINVISREEGSGTRSAFEELVMGDTKIRNDAIIQISTESVKQTVKQDPYAIGFVSLSHMSDDVKALKVDGVAPSTATISDGSYKLQRPFLFLIKGEPTESVKAFMDWVLGPEGQAIIEEEKVVPAKTS; encoded by the coding sequence ATGAACTGGAAATATATAATGGGCTTAGTAATCTTCATATTAATAATCGGTGCCTACATATTTGTCACATCCCAAAATCAATATGAAAGAATCGAAATAGCAGGTTCCACGTCCGTTCAACCGGTAGCAGAGAAATTGGCCCATAAGTATATGGAAATTAATCCGGATGTAAAAATAAATGTTCAGGGTGGAGGTTCAAGCTTAGGTATTAGAAGCGCATCACAAGCAATAGTAGATATTGGGATGAGTTCTAGAAACTTAGAACCGGATGAAAAGGAAAATTTAAACGAATATTTAATTGGAAAGGAAGGTATCGTTATCGCAGTCAATCTGGACAATCCTTTAGAGGATCTGAGCATAGAACAACTAAAAGATATTTTCAGTGGTAAAATCACCAATTGGAAAGAAGTAGGAGGACCCGACGCTGAAATCAATGTGATTTCCAGAGAAGAAGGGTCTGGTACCAGATCAGCTTTTGAAGAGTTAGTAATGGGAGATACAAAAATCAGAAATGATGCTATCATCCAAATTTCTACAGAATCAGTTAAACAAACAGTAAAACAGGATCCTTATGCAATTGGATTTGTTTCCCTATCACACATGAGTGATGATGTGAAAGCTTTAAAAGTTGATGGAGTTGCCCCATCTACAGCCACAATATCCGATGGATCATATAAATTACAAAGGCCGTTCCTGTTCTTAATAAAGGGTGAACCTACTGAAAGTGTTAAAGCATTTATGGATTGGGTTTTAGGGCCTGAAGGACAGGCCATCATCGAGGAAGAAAAGGTAGTACCTGCTAAAACCAGTTAA
- a CDS encoding phosphate ABC transporter permease subunit PstC, with product MSKRTDEFLIEKGLFLTAVSSIIIIGLIIVFIFLEGFPAIQDYGFFNFVFGMDWSPSDNQFGVFPMIIGSLGITALSLLMAIPLGIFCAIFLAEVAPNSMRKLLKPTIQTLAGIPSVVYGFFGLIILVPFMREQFGGTGFSMFTASIILTVMILPIIISVSEDALRSVPLEYKEASLALGATHWQTIKNVIFPAAIPGVITSIILGMGRAVGETLAIIMVAGNVVQIPNSIFDPVRALTSNIAIEMGYATGIHYNALFATGIVLFFMIIVLLILANYVHYKKKVTIGGGYL from the coding sequence ATGTCAAAGAGAACTGATGAATTCTTAATAGAAAAGGGACTATTTTTAACCGCAGTATCTTCAATAATCATAATAGGATTAATAATAGTATTCATATTTTTAGAAGGATTCCCGGCAATCCAAGATTATGGATTTTTCAATTTTGTATTTGGAATGGATTGGAGTCCTTCCGATAATCAATTTGGAGTATTTCCCATGATCATAGGGTCATTGGGAATAACAGCACTATCTTTATTAATGGCCATACCATTGGGAATCTTCTGCGCCATATTTTTAGCTGAAGTTGCCCCTAATAGTATGAGAAAATTATTAAAACCAACCATTCAAACTTTAGCCGGTATACCATCAGTAGTATACGGATTTTTCGGACTAATAATTTTAGTCCCATTCATGAGGGAACAATTTGGTGGTACTGGTTTTAGTATGTTTACAGCATCAATAATATTAACGGTGATGATTCTTCCAATCATAATAAGTGTATCCGAAGATGCACTGCGATCTGTTCCTTTGGAATATAAAGAAGCATCACTCGCACTGGGTGCAACGCACTGGCAGACTATAAAAAATGTTATATTCCCCGCAGCTATACCTGGGGTGATAACATCTATTATTTTAGGTATGGGAAGAGCCGTTGGAGAAACTCTGGCCATAATTATGGTTGCAGGTAATGTGGTGCAAATACCTAACTCCATATTTGATCCAGTAAGGGCGTTGACATCGAATATAGCAATTGAAATGGGTTATGCAACGGGTATTCATTACAATGCCCTTTTTGCCACAGGTATTGTACTATTCTTCATGATAATTGTTCTTCTTATATTGGCCAATTATGTCCATTATAAAAAGAAGGTTACAATTGGGGGAGGATATTTATGA
- the pstA gene encoding phosphate ABC transporter, permease protein PstA, with product MKMVFWASGIITILILLVIIGYVIIKGLPVINLEFLFAEPIDSGKSGGIMPMIISSAYVTLVAIAVATPLGVGAAVYLSEYAGENTLVRLIRFGTETLASIPSIVFGLFGLAFFVVYLGLGWSVLSGGLTLALMALPTILAASEVSIESVNRSYSEGSLALGATKWQTVYKVVIPAALPGITTGVILGVARAVAEAAAILYTVGAALAIPISLFDPARPLPLHLYILATEGISLDNAYGTAAVLVILILVITVVTNTLIERYTKKMLGR from the coding sequence ATGAAAATGGTTTTTTGGGCTTCAGGAATTATAACTATACTGATTTTACTGGTCATAATAGGTTACGTAATAATTAAAGGATTGCCAGTTATCAATCTGGAATTTTTGTTTGCAGAACCTATAGATTCTGGTAAATCCGGCGGGATAATGCCGATGATAATATCCAGTGCCTACGTTACACTGGTTGCTATAGCAGTTGCCACGCCATTAGGTGTGGGTGCAGCTGTATATTTAAGTGAATATGCTGGTGAAAATACATTGGTGAGATTGATAAGGTTTGGAACAGAAACGCTGGCCTCTATTCCATCTATAGTATTCGGTTTGTTTGGATTGGCATTTTTTGTGGTGTACCTTGGCTTAGGATGGAGTGTCCTATCTGGTGGTTTGACTTTAGCCCTAATGGCGCTTCCAACTATTTTAGCAGCTTCAGAAGTATCGATAGAATCTGTTAACAGATCTTACAGTGAGGGAAGTCTGGCTTTAGGTGCAACTAAATGGCAAACTGTTTATAAAGTTGTGATACCTGCTGCACTTCCAGGAATAACTACTGGAGTAATATTGGGTGTGGCCCGAGCAGTTGCTGAAGCAGCAGCTATACTTTATACCGTGGGTGCTGCACTTGCTATTCCAATTTCACTTTTTGATCCAGCTAGGCCACTTCCTTTGCACTTATATATTCTGGCCACCGAGGGTATTTCACTAGATAATGCATACGGCACAGCAGCGGTACTGGTCATTTTAATACTGGTGATAACAGTTGTTACCAATACATTGATTGAAAGATACACTAAGAAGATGTTGGGGAGATAA
- a CDS encoding phosphate ABC transporter ATP-binding protein: MDYRIEVEDLNVYFDELHVLKDLNIKIPKNQVTALIGPSGCGKSTFIRSLNRMNDLIPTFRHDGTVLLDDEEIYDPSVDVVDLRKRVGMVFQKPNPFPKSIFDNVAYGLRVHGMNDKTVLHEKVEESLRAAALWDEVKDKLDKSALGLSGGQQQRLCIARTIAVEPEVILMDEPCSALDPISTTKIEDLIHKLKKDYTIIIVTHNMQQATRVSRYTAFFLHGEIVESGLTERLFIEPEDKRTEDYITGRFG, translated from the coding sequence ATGGATTACCGAATAGAAGTTGAAGATTTAAATGTTTATTTTGATGAATTACATGTTTTAAAAGACTTAAACATCAAAATTCCTAAAAATCAGGTAACCGCACTAATTGGACCATCTGGTTGTGGTAAATCAACATTTATAAGATCATTGAATAGGATGAACGACCTTATACCAACTTTTAGGCATGATGGGACTGTACTTTTAGATGATGAAGAAATTTACGATCCTAGTGTTGATGTGGTTGACCTTAGAAAAAGAGTGGGAATGGTTTTCCAAAAACCGAATCCTTTCCCTAAATCTATCTTTGATAATGTAGCCTATGGTTTACGGGTTCATGGGATGAATGATAAAACAGTATTACATGAGAAAGTTGAGGAAAGTTTAAGGGCTGCTGCTCTATGGGATGAGGTTAAAGATAAGCTGGATAAATCAGCCTTAGGATTGTCTGGTGGACAACAGCAGAGGTTGTGCATTGCACGGACTATTGCAGTTGAACCCGAAGTAATATTGATGGATGAACCTTGTTCAGCTTTAGATCCAATTTCAACCACAAAAATAGAGGATTTAATTCATAAACTGAAGAAAGATTACACTATAATTATTGTAACTCACAATATGCAGCAGGCAACTCGTGTTTCAAGATATACTGCATTTTTCTTGCACGGGGAAATCGTGGAAAGTGGTTTGACCGAGAGATTATTTATAGAACCTGAAGATAAACGTACAGAGGATTATATTACTGGAAGATTTGGATAG